From Carassius gibelio isolate Cgi1373 ecotype wild population from Czech Republic chromosome B21, carGib1.2-hapl.c, whole genome shotgun sequence, the proteins below share one genomic window:
- the setx gene encoding probable helicase senataxin isoform X2 codes for MEKCLWCTTSLEAEGDAAIVAMLRRYSSGRLSEREMDSLNEDLGCCLECVVEYHRARDKVPHLHKRLWEMEKARLVRLLGTILDKELEEDDIFIIEDDRVEPVTKILPAEFHDRLRSPLFEVLKYPYLLCYRDLCDLVVKALSKLQDMKQSLTVFEKYQGIYLFLVHPNEQVRRWAIDTAKTMKSVDRDSYYDLQEIFSCMFNVIEPGISLDFPDVDQESYSRGTIKTLPSHLYDSQNKKNCWLGICMLLTQLSAEAMDSLFMGQFNIPLCILRTMDGLKNEDNPASDPFWPALHCFMVILDRLGSKIWGQVDPNTAFQTITGAASYVAEIRNIRQKTMGSMFKVEPEYDDNMVTCSQMVYNCYASEKPNHASGLSSNSGVSSNYMIYEDMQSLVTVLDSEMGQSMRVYGSTFLWFIPFVRSIMELSELNASYISEVIHYLCDKIRENRHMLTGQTIVYDKVSELFTRILIQIVELHSTEGRMGILSRCAHKWVGEIVLCIIQSDETHGPPDRMGGIHGVSSTSYNLGIVRKLPASGGGIGAIISDCVTLIRRLLKDGKRRSVPSAAHFLSLLNNQLRGVTNKRWDLTRSESDELQKCLLRVVRSMPERSTSSPSVVPPPCGPSVEATTNTVISRNSVATLNQQPYEHQEAGPSRAGDESSFIKKESIWNYKNWDLDEDFCSGLEVIIKAKKETLDPVSISQLSPVVQLERVKPDINQSLKSAKEACGFGAAEDEEDDDEPLDIKLVRLTKSIHNVESGDSGDNNNAVEKMGNRFMSASKENVESSTIVISDDDSDNDERPNDILRSPKVCVLSESPGRDYDDLSESQVFEFETQQYVASAWDDSGFDASDLTKKPKSDQLLKPQVDETPREASPSSSETELIPDEDIERACQQAEDKIREQQQPQEPVDSFATSLSKASSTAESWDKFAKPKPVKSTKTTPSEKKQPKKPLIIDALAQKSRRHSWKRSSTSQDVEEPSSSTTLCSPSSSSCSSVSSPYFSAPSSSNTPKVVPPKKVRKVAEPESTAERLGLKKKERKAFDLSQRSLDGVAKLRCHGQKVQVEPQQKKRRVNRANKSSPQNHIVKSNKKLLGSQDIQFFRLSREKQANQRPATGVITTLAPKPADINQPGEMHLPKPTVASSEAGDIFPCPQPDSSFQRDNENAASGTNSAGDGAGNNKCVEPEYFQASETADAYMENEKPAQEDDEEWMFLTQMEPTDMELCSQMEQFEEENGEELFLTQRDPIDMDIDTDSESDAPGPTLTPKPIQTPIGGNDDHLFVKPGMSPISQKKAKPSTTKIYTPSSRSASLVLEMEKEAKPPPAANVAKAKIPRLPPAVPPPKTFQPLHPPQLPMQLPSRHAPYAPELATSSKRSSNSEPPSYKVYQRPEAPVYNPGPTVDQSQTFDLSILTQAILKWEYRMLDNYKSFGSPHDLCQLPLQKVPVQFSSYLEYFNTLYPLLLINAFEEMASEWLKEGRVKLNLTFQGIEYSNRTASASFTANISQETDMKQLYPKEDDLVLLWLPDNTGSYAHDEPNFHETHPHFGYVSRSNVSNRSSGSRPILNLTIQTRSNISSGNSQPVLCEVIGSLISIFREFRALCLLRNGPMLRPLLAPHASFFMHTVDSPPDLDLPEFNRDQARAIACGLAMVKRTEKTPKFLLIHGPPGTGKSKTIGGLLYKLLSSGINSAAPSGNIHAKSRRTRVLLCAPSNAAIDSLMKKVILIFKEKCRNINAPQGNCGDINLVRLGSERTISKSLKPFSLDHQTKARAQRAQQTAEADIHKRKEQLEQIIENLSQRCAKANKDSFEFKTLMEEKMQRLKEREGLGRQIKECRMRRQESQAVVLQNAHVICCTLSTSGSIVLENAFRRLGHEPFSCVIIDEASQSKESETLIPMLYRSPAVILVGDPNQLPPTVVSQKAKEFGFDQSLMARLCKSLYMSNPQLSPIVLLGVQYRMHPDICEFPSKYIYNSALKDDCETAQKRCSLSWPFKPYKVFDVTDGIEKKERDSFSNHKEVKLVLLLLKLLGEKQSVRVGVITPYNAQKQRILEAIRGSGIDNKHLQVEVNTVDGFQGREMDCIIVSCVRASSETGSIGFVGNRQRMNVTITRAKFSLFILGHLRTLREQSDWGALIEDASIRKTIIKTMQKQFERDVRQILKPEREPPTRSLSYPPIGIPSAVTSPVTYAPVETDPAPAPHLQHDTSSAPMPRLIPLECPNNPRMSDRPTDPRFAERRPIREQGPDRDGRGLPESRRSTNRANSYEADSRSTGQSSRYSSRHSSSSPSRRHRR; via the exons ATGGAGAAGTGTCTGTGGTGCACCACCTCCCTGGAGGCGGAGGGTGATGCAGCGATAGTCGCCATGCTGCGTCGCTACAGCTCAGGACGTCTGtctgagagagagatggactcTCTGAACGAAGACCTCGGCTGCTGTCTGGAGTGTGTGGTGGAGTACCATCGAGCCAGAGACAAGGTCCCTCATCTGCACAAG CGTTTGTGGGAAATGGAGAAGGCTCGACTCGTGCGTTTGTTGGGAACCATCCTGGACAAGGAGCTGGAGGAGGACGATATCTTTATTATCGAAGATGATCGCGTGGAGCCGGTGACGAAGATCTTGCCTGCAGAATTTCACGACCGTCTCCGTTCTCCTCTGTTTGAAGTTCTGAAGTATCCGTACTTACTTTGCTACCGTGATCTGT GTGATTTGGTGGTAAAGGCCTTGAGTAAGTTGCAGGATATGAAGCAGTCTTTGACTGTGTTTGAGAAGTATCAAGGAATATATCTGTTTCTCGTTCATCCCAACGAGCAG GTGCGCCGCTGGGCAATCGATACAGCAAAGACCATGAAGAGTGTGGATAGGGACTCCTACTATGACCTTCAAGAGATTTTCTCCTGCATGTTTAATGTCATCGAACCTGGAATATCTTTGGACTTTCCAGATGTGGATCAAGAGTCTTATTCAAGGGGCACCATAAAAACGCTCCCCTCTCACCTCTATGACTCGCAAAACAAGAAGAACTGCTGGCTAG GTATCTGTATGTTACTAACGCAGCTCAGTGCGGAGGCAATGGACTCTCTGTTCATGGGACAGTTTAACATCCCGCTTTGCATACTCCGCACAATGGATGGGTTGAAAAATG AGGATAACCCAGCTTCTGACCCATTCTGGCCAGCCCTCCACTGTTTTATGGTAATTCTGGACCGACTTGGTTCTAAGATCTGGGGTCAGGTTGACCCTAATACAGCATTCCAGACAATCACCGGAGCTGCCAGCTATGTTGCGGAAATTAGAAACATCCGGCAAAAGACCATGGG CAGTATGTTTAAAGTGGAACCTGAATATGATGACAATATGGTGACCTGCAGTCAGATGGTGTACAACTGTTATGCCTCAGAAAAACCAAACCAT GCATCTGGTTTGTCGTCCAACAGTGGGGTTTCAAGCAACTATATGATCTATGAGGATATGCAGTCCCTGGTCACAGTGCTTGATTCTGAAATGGGCCAGAGCATGCGTGTATACGGAAGCACTTTTCTGTGGTTCATTCCATTTGTTCGTTCCATAATGGAACTTTCAGAGCTCAATGCTTCCTATATTAGTGAAGTCATCCACTATCTTTGTGATAAGATACGAGAAAATCGGCACATGCTAACCGGACAGACGATTGTGTACGATAAAGTGTCCGAGTTATTCACTCGTATCCTTATTCAAATTGTTGAGCTACACTCTACTGAAGGACGGATGGGTATACTTTCTCGCTGTGCCCACAAGTGGGTTGGGGAGATTGTCTTGTGCATCATCCAATCAGATGAAACACATGGACCACCAGACAGGATGGGTGGGATTCACGGAGTCAGTTCAACCTCATACAACCTTGGGATAGTTCGAAAACTGCCTGCATCTGGAGGAGGCATTGGTGCTATAATTTCTGACTGCGTGACACTGATTCGACGGCTACTGAAAGACGGGAAAAGGAGATCTGTCCCAAGCGCGGCCCACTTTTTGAGTTTGCTGAACAATCAGTTGCGTGGAGTTACAAACAAACGATGGGATTTAACACGTTCTGAATCTGATGAGCTTCAGAAGTGTTTGTTAAGAGTTGTCCGGTCAATGCCAGAAAGATCTACTTCTTCACCTTCTGTTGTTCCACCACCATGTGGACCATCAGTGGAGGCAACTACAAACACTGTTATTTCCAGAAATTCTGTGGCAACCCTAAATCAGCAACCATATGAGCACCAAGAGGCAGGTCCAAGCAGAGCAGGAGATGAATCTAGTTTTATCAAAAAGGAGTCAATTTGGAATTATAAAAATTGGGACTTGGATGAGGATTTCTGCAGCGGTCTTGAGGTTATCATAAAGGCTAAGAAGGAAACCCTTGACCCAGTGTCAATTTCACAACTGAGTCCAGTTGTTCAGTTGGAACGCGTTAAACCAGATATAAACCAGTCCTTAAAATCAGCTAAAGAGGCATGTGGTTTTGGAGCtgctgaggatgaggaggatgacgATGAACCCCTTGATATCAAATTGGTTCGTCTGACAAAATCAATCCACAATGTTGAATCTGGCGACTCCGGAGATAACAATAATGCTGTTGAAAAAATGGGTAACAGGTTCATGAGTGCTTCAAAGGAAAATGTGGAGTCTAGTACCATTGTTATCTCTGATGATGATTCTGATAATGATGAAAGGCCAAATGACATCCTGAGGTCTCCAAAAGTTTGTGTCCTGTCTGAGAGCCCCGGTCGTGATTATGATGATCTCAGTGAATCACAGGTCTTTGAGTTTGAGACCCAGCAATATGTGGCATCTGCCTGGGATGATTCTGGTTTTGATGCATCAGACTTGACGAAGAAGCCCAAATCAGACCAACTACTCAAACCACAGGTGGATGAAACTCCTCGTGAAGCATCTCCATCAAGTTCAGAGACCGAACTTATTCCAGATGAAGACATTGAGAGGGCTTGTCAGCAAGCAGAAGATAAGATCAGAGAACAGCAGCAGCCACAAGAGCCAGTGGATTCATTTGCAACTTCACTGTCCAAAGCATCCAGTACTGCAGAGAGCTGGGATAAATTTGCCAAACCAAAACCGGTTAAAAGCACAAAAACAACTCCTTCTGAAAAGAAACAGCCTAAAAAGCCATTGATAATTGATGCCCTTGCTCAAAAAAGCAGACGCCACTCCTGGAAACGCAGCTCAACATCTCAGGATGTAGAGGAACCATCCTCTTCAACTACTCTATGCTCACCTTCCTCTTCATCCTGCAGCTCTGTTTCCTCTCCTTATTTTTCTGCCCCCAGTTCAAGTAATACCCCTAAGGTTGTTCCCCCAAAGAAGGTGCGTAAGGTTGCTGAGCCAGAATCCACAGCAGAGCGTTTGGGATTAAAAAAGAAGGAGAGGAAAGCATTTGATCTTTCTCAACGCTCGCTTGATGGTGTTGCTAAACTGAGGTGCCATGGTCAGAAAGTGCAGGTAGAACCACAACAGAAGAAAAGGCGAGTGAATCGAGCCAATAAGTCTTCTCCACAGAATCATATCGTAAAAAGCAACAAGAAACTTCTGGGATCACAAGATATTCAGTTTTTCAGGCTAAGTCGTGAGAAGCAGGCAAATCAGAGGCCAGCAACAGGAGTCATCACAACATTAGCTCCCAAACCAGCAGATATCAATCAGCCAGGTGAAATGCACTTACCGAAACCTACAGTTGCAAGCAGTGAGGCTGGTGATATCTTTCCTTGTCCTCAGCCAGATTCCAGCTTTCAGCGGGATAATGAAAATGCTGCATCAGGAACCAATTCTGCAGGAGATGGGGCTGGAAATAATAAGTGTGTAGAACCTGAGTACTTCCAAGCCAGTGAGACTGCTGATGCCTACATGGAAAACGAAAAACCTGCTCAGGAGGATGATGAAGAATGGATGTTCCTCACTCAGATGGAACCCACCGACATGGAACTGTGCTCTCAAATGGAGCAGTTTGAGGAAGAAAATGGTGAAGAACTCTTTCTTACCCAGAGAGACCCTATAGACATGGACATTGATACAGACAGTGAGTCAGATGCCCCAGGGCCAACCTTGACCCCTAAACCTATTCAGACTCCTATTGGTGGAAATGATGATCATTTGTTTGTGAAGCCTGGCATGTCACCTATATCTCAGAAAAAGGCCAAACCTTCTACCACAAAAATATACACCCCCAGCTCCCGCAGTGCCTCGCTTGTCCTTGAAATGGAAAAAGAAGCCAAGCCTCCTCCTGCTGCGAATGTTGCTAAAGCGAAGATTCCCCGACTGCCCCCAGCAGTGCCACCTCCGAAAACATTTCAACCACTCCATCCTCCACAACTCCCAATGCAACTTCCTTCACGACACGCTCCATATGCTCCTGAGTTGGCCACTAGTTCTAAAAGAAGCTCCAACTCAGAGCCACCATCTTACAAGGTATACCAAAGACCCGAGGCTCCAGTTTACAATCCAGGACCCACAGTGGATCAAAGCCAGACGTTTGACCTTTCAATCTTGACCCAAGCAATCCTTAAATGGGAATATAGGATGCTTGACAATTACAAATCATTTGGGAGTCCACACGATCTGTGCCAACTACCGCTGCAGAAAGTGCCAGTTCAGTTTTCTAGCTACTTGGAGTACTTCAACACCTTGTACCCCCTGCTGCTAATTAATGCATTTGAAGAG ATGGCGAGTGAATGGCTCAAAGAGGGCAGAGTCAAGCTTAACCTAACATTTCAGGGAATAGAATACAGCAATCGCACAGCTAGTGCCAGCTTCACAG caaacATTTCTCAGGAAACTGATATGAAACAACTGTACCCAAAAGAAGATGACCTGGTGCTACTTTGGTTGCCTGACAACACTGGGTCATATGCCCATGATGAACCAAATTTCCATGAAACGCATCCTCATTTTGGTTATGTGTCTCGGTCCAATGTGTCCAACAGAAGTTCAG GTTCCAGGCCAATTCTCAACTTGACGATTCAGACACGTAGTAATATATCTTCAGGGAATTCCCAACCTGTGCTCTGTGAAGTTATCGGATCATTGATCAGCATATTCCGGGAGTTCCGTGCACTGTGTTTGCTGCGGAATGGACCAATGTTGCGACCTCTACTTGCTCCACATGCATCTTTTTTCATGCACACTGTGGACAGCCCACCGGACCTGGATTTACCA GAGTTCAACAGGGACCAAGCAAGAGCAATAGCTTGTGGTCTTGCCATGGTAAAGAGAACAGAGAAGACCCCAAAATTTCTCCTTATTCATGGTCCTCCAGGAACCGGGAAGAGTAAAACAATTGGTGGCCTGTTGTACAAACTACTATCTTCG GGTATTAACAGTGCTGCTCCTTCGGGGAACATTCATGCCAAGTCTCGACGGACACGAGTTCTTCTCTGTGCTCCCTCTAATGCTGCCATTGACAGTCTGATGAAGAAggtcattttgatatttaaagaGAAATGCCGAAACATCAACGCACCTCAAG GTAACTGCGGGGATATAAACCTGGTACGATTGGGAAGTGAAAGAACCATCTCGAAGTCATTAAAACCTTTCAGCCTCGACCACCAGACTAAAGCTAGAGCAC AGCGAGCTCAGCAAACTGCAGAAGCTGACATACACAAACGCAAGGAGCAACTGGAACAAATCATTGAAAATCTCTCCCAGCGATGTGCAAAAGCCAATAAGGATTCTTTCGAG TTCAAGACGTTGATGGAGGAGAAGATGCAGCgcctgaaagagagagaaggactgGGTCGGCAGATTAAAGAG TGTCGCATGAGGCGACAGGAGAGTCAAGCTGTTGTGCTGCAAAACGCTCATGTGATCTGCTGCACGCTCAGCACCAGTGGAAGTATTGTCCTCGAGAATGCCTTCCGTCGCCTCGGACATGAACCATTCAGCTGCGTCATCATTGATGAG GCTAGTCAGTCTAAAGAATCTGAGACTCTGATCCCCATGCTGTACCGAAGTCCTGCTGTAATCCTCGTCGGTGATCCCAACCAGCTTCCACCAACAGTTGTCTCTCAG AAAGCGAAGGAGTTTGGCTTCGACCAGTCTCTTATGGCAAGGTTATGCAAAAGTCTTTATATGTCAAACCCGCAACTCTCTCCAATCGTCCTGCTCGGCGTGCAGTACCGCATGCACCCGGACATCTGCGAATTCCCCTCCAAGTACATCTACAACAGCGCTCTCAAGGACGACTG TGAGACGGCTCAGAAGCGCTGTTCCCTCAGCTGGCCCTTCAAGCCCTACAAAGTGTTCGACGTGACGGATGGGATAGAGAAGAAGGAGAGAGA TTCATTTTCCAATCACAAAGAAGTCAAGCTGGTCTTGCTGCTGTTGAAGCTGCTGGGTGAGAAGCAGTCAGTGCGAGTGGGCGTCATCACACCCTACAACGCCCAGAAACAACGCATACTGGAAGCCATCAGGGGTTCAGGCATCGACAACAAGCATCTTCA GGTTGAAGTCAATACAGTGGATGGCTTTCAGGGCAGAGAAATGGACTGCATCATTGTGTCTTGTGTGAGAGCCAGCAGTGAAACAGGCTCCATTGG GTTTGTTGGAAATCGGCAGAGAATGAATGTAACCATCACCAGAGCCAAATTTAGTCTCTTTATTCTGGGACATTTACGCACACTCAGG GAACAAAGTGATTGGGGAGCATTGATTGAGGACGCTAGTATACGTAAAACGATCATCAAAACTATGCAAAAACAATTTGAAAGAGATGTCAGGCAGATTCTTAAACCAGAACGAGAGCCGCCGACCCGCAGTCTCTCTTATCCCCCAATTGGGATACCGAGCGCTGTGACCTCACCTGTGACATATGCACCTGTGGAAACAGACCCCGCCCCTGCGCCCCACCTTCAACATGATACGAGCAGTGCGCCAATGCCACGGCTAATACCCTTGGAATGCCCTAATAACCCACGGATGAGCGACAGGCCCACAGACCCACGTTTTGCAGAGCGCCGGCCAATCAGAGAACAGGGACCGGACAGAGATGGGCGGGGCTTACCAGAGTCCCGCCGTTCAACAAACAGGGCTAATTCGTATGAAGCCGACTCTAGAAGTACAGGCCAATCTTCCAGATACTCTTCAAGACACAGCAGCTCTTCACCATCAAGACGACACAGGAGATAA